From a region of the Lactuca sativa cultivar Salinas chromosome 4, Lsat_Salinas_v11, whole genome shotgun sequence genome:
- the LOC111885666 gene encoding dol-P-Man:Man(7)GlcNAc(2)-PP-Dol alpha-1,6-mannosyltransferase isoform X4, whose amino-acid sequence MAPPRRSSNFMSIYGYDVLLGSIAAFYVLMAPFTKVEESFNVQAMHDILYHWHHIENYDHLEFPGVVPRTFIGALLVSILASPVVLAINLLHLPKIYSLLAVRLALGFFILATLRFLRVQIRNKFGLQVEAFFVILLAIQFHMLFYCTRPLPNILALGLVNLSYGYWFKGSFYATLRCLIFATIVFRCDMLLLLCPLGLELLLTKSISLWKAIKCCAGAAIFSIGLTIFIDSIMWQRWLWPEFEVFWFNSVLNRSSEWGTHPFYWYFTSALPRSLLVAYPLFLFGVIFDRRLLFYILPVLSFIILYSKLPHKELRFIISSVPIFNLSAAVAASRIYNNRKKSFWNLLYIVLIGLLVISLGCSVITFMASYENYPSGYALRSLHKVGHMKNTTRVHVDTFSAMNGISRFCENDNQWVYSKEEGIHLEEFCQRNFTYLLNEHSSIKGFECLFKVDGFSRMRLHVGFPPISMVKEPKVYIHGNIENTDIMDRSWPGCS is encoded by the exons ATGGCTCCTCCTCGCCGATCTTCGAATTTCATGTCGATTTACg GTTATGATGTGCTTCTCGGATCAATTGCTGCATTTTACGTACTTATGGCGCCATTTACGAAAGTTGAAGAAAGCTTCAATGTTCAG GCCATGCACGATATCTTGTATCACTGGCATCACATAGAAAAT TATGATCATTTGGAGTTTCCTGGGGTTGTTCCTCGAACGTTTATTG GTGCATTACTAGTATCCATTTTAGCATCCCCAGTTGTTCTAGCTATCAATTTGCTGCACTTGCCAAAGATTTATAGTCTTTTAGCAG TCCGTTTGGCTCTAGGATTCTTTATATTAGCAACACTTCGATTTTTACGTGTTCAG ATCAGAAATAAATTTGGGCTTCAAGTTGAAGCTTTCTTTGTGATACTATTAGCAATTCAGTTCCATATGCTGTTCTATTGCACACGTCCTCTTCCTAATATACTTGCTTTAGGTTTAG TAAATTTATCATATGGATACTGGTTCAAAGGGAGCTTTTATGCCACATTAAGATGCCTG atttttgctaCCATTGTCTTTAGATGTGATATGCTGCTACTTCTTTGTCCTCTTGGCCTTGAACTTTTACTG ACAAAATCAATTTCCTTGTGGAAAGCCATAAAATGCTGTGCTGGAGCTGCAATTTTCAGCATAG GTCTTACTATCTTTATCGATTCCATAATGTGGCAGAGGTGGTTGTGGCCTGAATTTGAAGTCTTTTGGTTTAACTCTGTCTTGAACCGGAGTTCAGAATGGGGT ACACATCCATTTTACTGGTACTTCACTTCTGCTTTACCTCGCTCACTACTGGTTGCATATCCTCTCTTTTTG TTTGGGGTTATATTTGATAGAAGACTTTTATTCTACATTCTTCCTGTTCTTTCATTTATCATACTTTACTCCAAGCTTCCACACAAG gagCTTCGGTTCATTATCAGTTCTGTTCCAATCTTCAATTTgtcagcagcagttgcagctagTCGAAT TTACAACAATAGAAAGAAGAGTTTTTGGAATCTACTTTACATAGTTCTGATTGGTTTGCTTGTGATCAG TTTAGGATGCAGTGTCATCACTTTCATGGCCTCTTATGAGAACTACCCTAGTGGCTATGCTCTAAGATCTTTGCACAAAGTAG GTCATATGAAAAACACTACCAGGGTTCATGTTGACACCTTCTCAGCAATGAATGGAATTTCCCGGTTTTGTGAGAATGACAACCAATGGGT GTATTCTAAAGAAGAAGGAATACATTTGGAAGAATTTTGTCAGCGGAACTTTACCTATCTTTTGAA CgaacattcgagcatcaagggaTTTGAGTGCTTGTTTAAGGTAGATGGGTTTTCTAGGATGCGTCTTCATGTTGGCTTCCCGCCAATTTCAATG GTTAAAGAGCCAAAAGTCTACATACATGGAAATATAGAAAACACAGATATCATGGATAGAAGTTGGCCAGGTTGTTCATGA
- the LOC111885666 gene encoding dol-P-Man:Man(7)GlcNAc(2)-PP-Dol alpha-1,6-mannosyltransferase isoform X3, with translation MAPPRRSSNFMSIYGYDVLLGSIAAFYVLMAPFTKVEESFNVQAMHDILYHWHHIENYDHLEFPGVVPRTFIGALLVSILASPVVLAINLLHLPKIYSLLAVRLALGFFILATLRFLRVQIRNKFGLQVEAFFVILLAIQFHMLFYCTRPLPNILALGLVNLSYGYWFKGSFYATLRCLIFATIVFRCDMLLLLCPLGLELLLTKSISLWKAIKCCAGAAIFSIGLTIFIDSIMWQRWLWPEFEVFWFNSVLNRSSEWGTHPFYWYFTSALPRSLLVAYPLFLFGVIFDRRLLFYILPVLSFIILYSKLPHKELRFIISSVPIFNLSAAVAASRIYNNRKKSFWNLLYIVLIGLLVISLGCSVITFMASYENYPSGYALRSLHKVGIGHMKNTTRVHVDTFSAMNGISRFCENDNQWVYSKEEGIHLEEFCQRNFTYLLNEHSSIKGFECLFKVDGFSRMRLHVGFPPISMVKEPKVYIHGNIENTDIMDRSWPGCS, from the exons ATGGCTCCTCCTCGCCGATCTTCGAATTTCATGTCGATTTACg GTTATGATGTGCTTCTCGGATCAATTGCTGCATTTTACGTACTTATGGCGCCATTTACGAAAGTTGAAGAAAGCTTCAATGTTCAG GCCATGCACGATATCTTGTATCACTGGCATCACATAGAAAAT TATGATCATTTGGAGTTTCCTGGGGTTGTTCCTCGAACGTTTATTG GTGCATTACTAGTATCCATTTTAGCATCCCCAGTTGTTCTAGCTATCAATTTGCTGCACTTGCCAAAGATTTATAGTCTTTTAGCAG TCCGTTTGGCTCTAGGATTCTTTATATTAGCAACACTTCGATTTTTACGTGTTCAG ATCAGAAATAAATTTGGGCTTCAAGTTGAAGCTTTCTTTGTGATACTATTAGCAATTCAGTTCCATATGCTGTTCTATTGCACACGTCCTCTTCCTAATATACTTGCTTTAGGTTTAG TAAATTTATCATATGGATACTGGTTCAAAGGGAGCTTTTATGCCACATTAAGATGCCTG atttttgctaCCATTGTCTTTAGATGTGATATGCTGCTACTTCTTTGTCCTCTTGGCCTTGAACTTTTACTG ACAAAATCAATTTCCTTGTGGAAAGCCATAAAATGCTGTGCTGGAGCTGCAATTTTCAGCATAG GTCTTACTATCTTTATCGATTCCATAATGTGGCAGAGGTGGTTGTGGCCTGAATTTGAAGTCTTTTGGTTTAACTCTGTCTTGAACCGGAGTTCAGAATGGGGT ACACATCCATTTTACTGGTACTTCACTTCTGCTTTACCTCGCTCACTACTGGTTGCATATCCTCTCTTTTTG TTTGGGGTTATATTTGATAGAAGACTTTTATTCTACATTCTTCCTGTTCTTTCATTTATCATACTTTACTCCAAGCTTCCACACAAG gagCTTCGGTTCATTATCAGTTCTGTTCCAATCTTCAATTTgtcagcagcagttgcagctagTCGAAT TTACAACAATAGAAAGAAGAGTTTTTGGAATCTACTTTACATAGTTCTGATTGGTTTGCTTGTGATCAG TTTAGGATGCAGTGTCATCACTTTCATGGCCTCTTATGAGAACTACCCTAGTGGCTATGCTCTAAGATCTTTGCACAAAGTAGGTATAG GTCATATGAAAAACACTACCAGGGTTCATGTTGACACCTTCTCAGCAATGAATGGAATTTCCCGGTTTTGTGAGAATGACAACCAATGGGT GTATTCTAAAGAAGAAGGAATACATTTGGAAGAATTTTGTCAGCGGAACTTTACCTATCTTTTGAA CgaacattcgagcatcaagggaTTTGAGTGCTTGTTTAAGGTAGATGGGTTTTCTAGGATGCGTCTTCATGTTGGCTTCCCGCCAATTTCAATG GTTAAAGAGCCAAAAGTCTACATACATGGAAATATAGAAAACACAGATATCATGGATAGAAGTTGGCCAGGTTGTTCATGA
- the LOC111885666 gene encoding dol-P-Man:Man(7)GlcNAc(2)-PP-Dol alpha-1,6-mannosyltransferase isoform X2: protein MAPPRRSSNFMSIYVLSDLGYDVLLGSIAAFYVLMAPFTKVEESFNVQAMHDILYHWHHIENYDHLEFPGVVPRTFIGALLVSILASPVVLAINLLHLPKIYSLLAVRLALGFFILATLRFLRVQIRNKFGLQVEAFFVILLAIQFHMLFYCTRPLPNILALGLVNLSYGYWFKGSFYATLRCLIFATIVFRCDMLLLLCPLGLELLLTKSISLWKAIKCCAGAAIFSIGLTIFIDSIMWQRWLWPEFEVFWFNSVLNRSSEWGTHPFYWYFTSALPRSLLVAYPLFLFGVIFDRRLLFYILPVLSFIILYSKLPHKELRFIISSVPIFNLSAAVAASRIYNNRKKSFWNLLYIVLIGLLVISLGCSVITFMASYENYPSGYALRSLHKVGHMKNTTRVHVDTFSAMNGISRFCENDNQWVYSKEEGIHLEEFCQRNFTYLLNEHSSIKGFECLFKVDGFSRMRLHVGFPPISMVKEPKVYIHGNIENTDIMDRSWPGCS from the exons ATGGCTCCTCCTCGCCGATCTTCGAATTTCATGTCGATTTACg TTTTGAGTGATTTAGGTTATGATGTGCTTCTCGGATCAATTGCTGCATTTTACGTACTTATGGCGCCATTTACGAAAGTTGAAGAAAGCTTCAATGTTCAG GCCATGCACGATATCTTGTATCACTGGCATCACATAGAAAAT TATGATCATTTGGAGTTTCCTGGGGTTGTTCCTCGAACGTTTATTG GTGCATTACTAGTATCCATTTTAGCATCCCCAGTTGTTCTAGCTATCAATTTGCTGCACTTGCCAAAGATTTATAGTCTTTTAGCAG TCCGTTTGGCTCTAGGATTCTTTATATTAGCAACACTTCGATTTTTACGTGTTCAG ATCAGAAATAAATTTGGGCTTCAAGTTGAAGCTTTCTTTGTGATACTATTAGCAATTCAGTTCCATATGCTGTTCTATTGCACACGTCCTCTTCCTAATATACTTGCTTTAGGTTTAG TAAATTTATCATATGGATACTGGTTCAAAGGGAGCTTTTATGCCACATTAAGATGCCTG atttttgctaCCATTGTCTTTAGATGTGATATGCTGCTACTTCTTTGTCCTCTTGGCCTTGAACTTTTACTG ACAAAATCAATTTCCTTGTGGAAAGCCATAAAATGCTGTGCTGGAGCTGCAATTTTCAGCATAG GTCTTACTATCTTTATCGATTCCATAATGTGGCAGAGGTGGTTGTGGCCTGAATTTGAAGTCTTTTGGTTTAACTCTGTCTTGAACCGGAGTTCAGAATGGGGT ACACATCCATTTTACTGGTACTTCACTTCTGCTTTACCTCGCTCACTACTGGTTGCATATCCTCTCTTTTTG TTTGGGGTTATATTTGATAGAAGACTTTTATTCTACATTCTTCCTGTTCTTTCATTTATCATACTTTACTCCAAGCTTCCACACAAG gagCTTCGGTTCATTATCAGTTCTGTTCCAATCTTCAATTTgtcagcagcagttgcagctagTCGAAT TTACAACAATAGAAAGAAGAGTTTTTGGAATCTACTTTACATAGTTCTGATTGGTTTGCTTGTGATCAG TTTAGGATGCAGTGTCATCACTTTCATGGCCTCTTATGAGAACTACCCTAGTGGCTATGCTCTAAGATCTTTGCACAAAGTAG GTCATATGAAAAACACTACCAGGGTTCATGTTGACACCTTCTCAGCAATGAATGGAATTTCCCGGTTTTGTGAGAATGACAACCAATGGGT GTATTCTAAAGAAGAAGGAATACATTTGGAAGAATTTTGTCAGCGGAACTTTACCTATCTTTTGAA CgaacattcgagcatcaagggaTTTGAGTGCTTGTTTAAGGTAGATGGGTTTTCTAGGATGCGTCTTCATGTTGGCTTCCCGCCAATTTCAATG GTTAAAGAGCCAAAAGTCTACATACATGGAAATATAGAAAACACAGATATCATGGATAGAAGTTGGCCAGGTTGTTCATGA
- the LOC111885666 gene encoding dol-P-Man:Man(7)GlcNAc(2)-PP-Dol alpha-1,6-mannosyltransferase isoform X1: MAPPRRSSNFMSIYVLSDLGYDVLLGSIAAFYVLMAPFTKVEESFNVQAMHDILYHWHHIENYDHLEFPGVVPRTFIGALLVSILASPVVLAINLLHLPKIYSLLAVRLALGFFILATLRFLRVQIRNKFGLQVEAFFVILLAIQFHMLFYCTRPLPNILALGLVNLSYGYWFKGSFYATLRCLIFATIVFRCDMLLLLCPLGLELLLTKSISLWKAIKCCAGAAIFSIGLTIFIDSIMWQRWLWPEFEVFWFNSVLNRSSEWGTHPFYWYFTSALPRSLLVAYPLFLFGVIFDRRLLFYILPVLSFIILYSKLPHKELRFIISSVPIFNLSAAVAASRIYNNRKKSFWNLLYIVLIGLLVISLGCSVITFMASYENYPSGYALRSLHKVGIGHMKNTTRVHVDTFSAMNGISRFCENDNQWVYSKEEGIHLEEFCQRNFTYLLNEHSSIKGFECLFKVDGFSRMRLHVGFPPISMVKEPKVYIHGNIENTDIMDRSWPGCS; the protein is encoded by the exons ATGGCTCCTCCTCGCCGATCTTCGAATTTCATGTCGATTTACg TTTTGAGTGATTTAGGTTATGATGTGCTTCTCGGATCAATTGCTGCATTTTACGTACTTATGGCGCCATTTACGAAAGTTGAAGAAAGCTTCAATGTTCAG GCCATGCACGATATCTTGTATCACTGGCATCACATAGAAAAT TATGATCATTTGGAGTTTCCTGGGGTTGTTCCTCGAACGTTTATTG GTGCATTACTAGTATCCATTTTAGCATCCCCAGTTGTTCTAGCTATCAATTTGCTGCACTTGCCAAAGATTTATAGTCTTTTAGCAG TCCGTTTGGCTCTAGGATTCTTTATATTAGCAACACTTCGATTTTTACGTGTTCAG ATCAGAAATAAATTTGGGCTTCAAGTTGAAGCTTTCTTTGTGATACTATTAGCAATTCAGTTCCATATGCTGTTCTATTGCACACGTCCTCTTCCTAATATACTTGCTTTAGGTTTAG TAAATTTATCATATGGATACTGGTTCAAAGGGAGCTTTTATGCCACATTAAGATGCCTG atttttgctaCCATTGTCTTTAGATGTGATATGCTGCTACTTCTTTGTCCTCTTGGCCTTGAACTTTTACTG ACAAAATCAATTTCCTTGTGGAAAGCCATAAAATGCTGTGCTGGAGCTGCAATTTTCAGCATAG GTCTTACTATCTTTATCGATTCCATAATGTGGCAGAGGTGGTTGTGGCCTGAATTTGAAGTCTTTTGGTTTAACTCTGTCTTGAACCGGAGTTCAGAATGGGGT ACACATCCATTTTACTGGTACTTCACTTCTGCTTTACCTCGCTCACTACTGGTTGCATATCCTCTCTTTTTG TTTGGGGTTATATTTGATAGAAGACTTTTATTCTACATTCTTCCTGTTCTTTCATTTATCATACTTTACTCCAAGCTTCCACACAAG gagCTTCGGTTCATTATCAGTTCTGTTCCAATCTTCAATTTgtcagcagcagttgcagctagTCGAAT TTACAACAATAGAAAGAAGAGTTTTTGGAATCTACTTTACATAGTTCTGATTGGTTTGCTTGTGATCAG TTTAGGATGCAGTGTCATCACTTTCATGGCCTCTTATGAGAACTACCCTAGTGGCTATGCTCTAAGATCTTTGCACAAAGTAGGTATAG GTCATATGAAAAACACTACCAGGGTTCATGTTGACACCTTCTCAGCAATGAATGGAATTTCCCGGTTTTGTGAGAATGACAACCAATGGGT GTATTCTAAAGAAGAAGGAATACATTTGGAAGAATTTTGTCAGCGGAACTTTACCTATCTTTTGAA CgaacattcgagcatcaagggaTTTGAGTGCTTGTTTAAGGTAGATGGGTTTTCTAGGATGCGTCTTCATGTTGGCTTCCCGCCAATTTCAATG GTTAAAGAGCCAAAAGTCTACATACATGGAAATATAGAAAACACAGATATCATGGATAGAAGTTGGCCAGGTTGTTCATGA